The following is a genomic window from Parabacteroides johnsonii DSM 18315.
TAGAACACCCAGATGCTGACTGTAAGCAGGGTAACCAGCAAGACGATATAAAGAAAGAGAATCCAGTTGGCGACGGCTTCCCGTAAGTCTTCTTTTTCAAAAGAGGGAGTCGAGACTTCTAACAGGAAATAATTGTCGTCTTTGTCGGCGAAAATGGTTCGCAGCACGCGTGCCGGTTCGGTTTCTTCCTTTTCCTTTATATAGATGTCGGCATCGTAGTATTCGATCGCTGGGTATTGTCCGGCCTCTTCCCGAGTGATGGGACGGATGGAATAGCTATTGTTGGTCCCGTCGTTTTTTGAAGGAAGCTCTTTGCCGGCAAGCGATCGGATGATGATCGTCTCGGAGTAGTCTTCCAGCGCATCGTCTACTTCGTCGTTGATTTCGTCGATCATGGTGAAGTAGAAGAAAACTGTCCATACTGTCAGGACGATCAGCAGCGCCAGAGACAGGCGGATCAATATGCGGTAAATCAGTTTCATGTCTGCCGTGCCTTATTCTTCTTCGTTGATGACTAATTTATATCCGAAGCCGTAGATGGAGCGGATCTCGATTGTCGCACCTGCTTTCTTTAGCTGCTGTCGCAGGTTCTTGACCTGTGCGTAGACGAAATGGAAACTGTCCGCCTGGTCGACATGGTCGCCCCAGACCGCCTCGGCCAGTACGGCCTTGTCGATGATATGGTTCGGGCGGTTGGCAAAATAGAACAGGATGTCATATTCTTTCTTGAGAAGTTCCAGCTCCTTGTCGCCAACGAATACCCGGAAACTGTCCGGTTCGATCCGCAGGTTTCCCAGCTGGAGGGAACGCGAACCGTCTCCACGCTGTCGTCTCAGTACGCTTTTGATCCGGGCGTTGAGCTCGGCCAGATGGAAGGGTTTCGGAAGATAGTCGTCCGCTCCCTGTTCCAGTCCCAGGACCTTGTCCTCGATGGAGTCGCGGGCAGAGATGATGATGATGCTTTCCCGCTTCTGCTGCTCCTTGAGCATTTCCAACAGCTTCAAGCCGTTCCCGTCCGGTAACATGATGTCGAGCAGGATACAGTCATAGCTGTAGTCCGCTATTTTCAGGCTCGCTTCGTAGAAAGTGTCCGCTGTTTCCACTACATATCGCTCTTTTGCCAATGTTTTCTGCATCAGTTCTCTGAGCGAAGGTTCGTCTTCAACTATTAATATCTTCATAAATATCGCCTTATCTGTATCCAAAGATACAAAGCGAATTTAAAATAAACTTGAAATGATCATTTTAAAAAGGCAAACAACTGTCGAATCTCATGATTTTTAATTAAGTTTGCCAGTCCGTTCAAGGATATGATTTTAAAACCAATATTATAAATTAAAATACAAACGCTATGGCAACAACTCCTTTCAAGTATCAGGCTCCGTTCCCATTGGGCCCGGATACAACAGAGTATTATCTGCTTACAAAAGATTATGTTTCGGTTTCCGAGTTCGAAGGAACTCCGGTTCTGAAAGTAGCGAAAGAAGGTCTTACGGCAATGGCCAATGCCGCTTTCCGTGATGTATCCTTTATGCTTCGCCGCTCGCACAACGAGCAGGTGGCTAAGATCCTGAGCGATCCGGAAGCAAGTGATAACGATAAATATGTGGCGTTGACTTTCCTGCGTAATGCAGAAGTTGCTGCTAAAGGTGTACTTCCTTTCTGTCAAGATACCGGAACGGCTATCATCCATGGCGAAAAGGGACAGCAGGTATGGACCGGCTACTGCGACGAAGAAGCGCTTTCGTTGGGTGTTTATAAAACCTACACGGAAGAAAACCTGCGCTATTCGCAGAACGCTCCCCTGAATATGTATGACGAAGTGAACACCAAGTGCAACCTGCCGGCCCAGATCGACATCGAAGCTACAGAAGGCATGGAGTATAAGTTCCTGTGTGTGACAAAGGGAGGTGGTTCTGCTAACAAGACTTACCTGTATCAGGAAACAAAGGCGATCCTGAACCCGGGAACTTTGGTCCCATTCATCATCGAAAAGATCAAGACATTAGGTACGGCTGCTTGTCCTCCTTATCATATTGCAGTGGTGATCGGCGGTACTTCTGCTGAAAAGAACTTGCTGACGGTGAAGTTGGCTTCTACACATTATTATGACGAATTGCCTACGACCGGTAACGAGTATGGTCGCGCTTTCCGGGACGTCGAACTGGAAAAAGAAGTGTTGGCCGAAGTGCATAATATCGGTTTGGGCGCACAGTTCGGTGGCAAGTATCTGGCACATGATATCCGTATCATCCGTCTGCCGCGCCACGGGGCTTCTTGCCCGGTCGGTTTGGGTGTCAGTTGCTCGGCTGACCGTAACGTGAAATGTAAGATCAACAAAGACGGTATTTGGATTGAGAAGTTGGACAGCCATCCGGGCGAACTGATCCCGGCTGAACTGCGCGAAGCAGGTGAAGGCGATGCTGTCAAGATCAACCTGAACCAGCCGATGGCAGAGATCCTGAAAGAACTGGATAAATATCCGGTAGCTACCCGTCTGTCTCTGAATGGCACAATCATCGTAGGTCGAGACATTGCTCATGCCAAACTGAAAGAACGCCTGGATCGCGGTGAAGACCTGCCTCAGTATATCAAGGATCATCCTATCTATTATGCCGGTCCGGCCAAGACTCCGACCGGTATGGCTTGTGGTTCTATGGGCCCGACGACTGCCGGCCGTATGGACTCGTATGTTGGCCTGTTCCAGAGCCATGGTGGCAGCATGGTCATGTTGGCGAAAGGTAATCGTAGCCAGCAGGTGACGGATGCTTGCCAGAAGT
Proteins encoded in this region:
- a CDS encoding fumarate hydratase — translated: MATTPFKYQAPFPLGPDTTEYYLLTKDYVSVSEFEGTPVLKVAKEGLTAMANAAFRDVSFMLRRSHNEQVAKILSDPEASDNDKYVALTFLRNAEVAAKGVLPFCQDTGTAIIHGEKGQQVWTGYCDEEALSLGVYKTYTEENLRYSQNAPLNMYDEVNTKCNLPAQIDIEATEGMEYKFLCVTKGGGSANKTYLYQETKAILNPGTLVPFIIEKIKTLGTAACPPYHIAVVIGGTSAEKNLLTVKLASTHYYDELPTTGNEYGRAFRDVELEKEVLAEVHNIGLGAQFGGKYLAHDIRIIRLPRHGASCPVGLGVSCSADRNVKCKINKDGIWIEKLDSHPGELIPAELREAGEGDAVKINLNQPMAEILKELDKYPVATRLSLNGTIIVGRDIAHAKLKERLDRGEDLPQYIKDHPIYYAGPAKTPTGMACGSMGPTTAGRMDSYVGLFQSHGGSMVMLAKGNRSQQVTDACQKYGGFYLGSIGGPAAILAQNNIKSIECVEYPELGMEAIWKIEVEDFPAFILVDNKGNDFFKQIKPRCTCSK
- a CDS encoding response regulator transcription factor; this encodes MKILIVEDEPSLRELMQKTLAKERYVVETADTFYEASLKIADYSYDCILLDIMLPDGNGLKLLEMLKEQQKRESIIIISARDSIEDKVLGLEQGADDYLPKPFHLAELNARIKSVLRRQRGDGSRSLQLGNLRIEPDSFRVFVGDKELELLKKEYDILFYFANRPNHIIDKAVLAEAVWGDHVDQADSFHFVYAQVKNLRQQLKKAGATIEIRSIYGFGYKLVINEEE